CCCTGGCAGTCACAGTTAAGCTGCCTGAGTATGGAGTCAATGCAGATCCTGTTTTCCAGAGAAGCATTTTTTGTAGTAAGGCTTTCCGGGGTGACGCAAAAACCGATTTCACCTGCCGCCAGATGGTTTCCCTCGTGCAGCCTTCCGTTTAGCAGGATACCCGCGCCAACGCCCTGGCCGCAGCTTATAAAGGCCAAATGGCTGCACCCCTGGCCTCCGCCGCAGCACCATTCCCCCAGAACGGAAGCATTGGCGCTGTTTTTAATCAGGACAGGGACAGGAAAAGCCTCTGTAAGACGTTCCTCTATCAGCCCCACATTAAGATCCCCGTATTTGGAACTGACAATATAATTTTTATCATTGTCATTAAGGATGCCGGGAGCGGATACGGCAATAGCTGCCAGGTCCTGGTGGGTAATGCACTGGGAGGCCAACAGCATGGACACCGCATTGATGCACATGGTGATCCAGGAATTCAAATCAGCGGTGGGGGTCTGCTGGATGGTAAACTGGTTGATGATGGAACCTCTTAAGTCGCTTAAGCAGAAATATGAATGCTGATATTGAAAATCCATTACAATAATGTATTTAAAATTATCGCAGAAACGCAGAAGCGTCGGTTTTCTGCCGCCTCCGCTGGAACAAGCTCCTTCGCCTATCTCATTAATAATGCCGATTTGTAAAAGAGCTGCCACATTGTCGGCCATGGATGGCTTGCTCATGTTCAGCATGCGGGCCAATTGGGCCTTGGAAGTGTCGCCTTTCTGAAAGATGGCGTCCAGAATAGCCCTTTGATTGATTGTGCGGACATGGCTGAGATTTACTGTTTTTTTCATATGCACTCCTATTTATCAGATATGTTTGTCAGCTTAAACACCGGCTTTTTCCCCGGAATCAGGGAAATGCCGTCGGAATAGCCTTCCTCCCGGTCCTTTAAGGCTTCGATGAGACAGCCTCTCAGGCAGTCAATCCGTTCCCCGCAGCCGGGATCATGAATCAGGTCGCAAAGCTCTTTTGGGTCCTGATCCAGCTGGAAATAATGCTCTTCACCGGTCTGGCTGTACCAGATATATTTGTCCGTGGGGGTGACGATAAAATGGTTTGATATCTCCCCGCCGCTGTGTTCGCCGTGTAAGTACTCCCTGTCAAAACCGGTTTCTCCAAACAGAGAGGGGAAAAAGCTTTGCCCATCGGCCTCATCCGGAACAGGAAGGTTCAGGGAATCCAGAATGGTCGGCATGATGTCCCTTAATTCCACCAGATCTCTGGAAATCGGGATCTGGGTCCTTCCTGGAAACAGATTTTTTCCCACACGAACGATCATGGGGATATGGATGCTACCCTGGTAAGGCTGTACTTTCCGAAACAGGCCGTGATCAAACAACAGCTCTCCATGATCGGAGAGGAAGATCAGAATGCTGTCTTCTAAAACCTCCTCTCTGTAAAGA
The nucleotide sequence above comes from Lacrimispora sp. BS-2. Encoded proteins:
- a CDS encoding ROK family transcriptional regulator, with protein sequence MKKTVNLSHVRTINQRAILDAIFQKGDTSKAQLARMLNMSKPSMADNVAALLQIGIINEIGEGACSSGGGRKPTLLRFCDNFKYIIVMDFQYQHSYFCLSDLRGSIINQFTIQQTPTADLNSWITMCINAVSMLLASQCITHQDLAAIAVSAPGILNDNDKNYIVSSKYGDLNVGLIEERLTEAFPVPVLIKNSANASVLGEWCCGGGQGCSHLAFISCGQGVGAGILLNGRLHEGNHLAAGEIGFCVTPESLTTKNASLENRICIDSILRQLNCDCQGEPVTFPDIIKRYQLQDPQVTALVDLISTELGCAVCNLLSVIDCELVIIGGDYLAFEEQLIPRIQSIVDNHAAIPVPVIPSRLGEKVSVLGLIATSREFYFKQICTRTAGEEQ